A single window of Mycobacterium sp. ITM-2016-00318 DNA harbors:
- a CDS encoding DUF4239 domain-containing protein, producing the protein MGTFGIAGLWLVLALVLVVSILIGAASIWLAHRTLPEHVDAGHNGALSPFLTCVGLVYGALLGFTIVVAWEQFSSAEANVSNEASTLTTMYRQTVGMPISEQTRMRQLLRNYTTAVAGPEWEKAVRAGGGTEGARDALNEMYRVLGIEQSNVESNPISQRFLDKVDTLASQRSQRILDAEPRIPGLLWAGLLFGGVVLVALGGFFNLGSKRAHLLLLGAVAALLGLLLFLVFWLDHPFGNQLGVTSEPFEQSLTVFDSIDRGT; encoded by the coding sequence GTGGGCACCTTCGGAATAGCCGGTCTGTGGTTGGTTTTGGCCCTCGTCTTGGTGGTGTCGATCCTCATTGGGGCCGCCAGCATCTGGCTGGCTCACCGCACGCTTCCGGAACATGTCGACGCAGGGCACAACGGCGCCCTGTCACCGTTTTTGACCTGCGTCGGGCTGGTTTATGGCGCTCTGCTCGGATTCACGATCGTCGTGGCCTGGGAGCAGTTCTCCTCTGCTGAGGCCAACGTCTCGAACGAGGCGTCCACGCTGACAACGATGTACCGCCAGACCGTCGGCATGCCCATTTCCGAGCAGACACGGATGCGGCAACTGCTTCGGAATTACACGACGGCGGTCGCAGGCCCTGAATGGGAGAAGGCGGTCCGCGCCGGTGGTGGCACCGAAGGCGCGCGAGATGCGCTCAACGAGATGTACCGGGTGCTGGGTATCGAGCAGTCCAACGTCGAGTCGAACCCGATAAGTCAGCGATTTCTGGACAAGGTGGACACGCTTGCGTCGCAACGGAGTCAGCGCATCTTGGATGCCGAACCGCGAATACCTGGGCTGCTGTGGGCAGGTCTGCTTTTCGGCGGTGTTGTCCTGGTGGCGCTCGGCGGTTTCTTCAACCTGGGGAGCAAACGGGCGCATCTGCTGTTGCTGGGTGCGGTCGCGGCCCTGCTCGGCCTGCTGCTGTTCCTCGTTTTCTGGCTCGACCATCCCTTCGGAAACCAACTGGGCGTCACATCCGAACCGTTTGAGCAATCCCTGACTGTTTTCGACTCGATCGACCGTGGAACGTGA
- the dapB gene encoding 4-hydroxy-tetrahydrodipicolinate reductase: MRVAVLGSKGKVGATMVAAVEDADDLTLSAAVDAGDPLSRLTEADTDVVIDFTHPDVVMDNLQFLIDNGINAVVGTTGFDDKRIGQVRSWLTEKPDLAVLIAPNFAIGAVLSMHFAQQAARFFESVEVIELHHPHKADAPSGTAARTARLIAEARKDLPPNPDATSTGLDGARGADVDGIPVHSIRLAGLVAHQEVLFGTKGETLTIRHDSLDRTSFVPGVLLAVRKVQQHPGLTIGIEQLLDLT, encoded by the coding sequence ATGCGTGTGGCGGTGCTGGGCAGCAAGGGCAAGGTCGGCGCGACCATGGTCGCAGCGGTTGAGGACGCCGACGATCTGACGCTGTCAGCCGCGGTCGATGCCGGCGATCCGCTCAGCCGGCTCACCGAGGCGGATACCGACGTGGTCATCGACTTCACCCACCCCGACGTCGTGATGGACAACCTGCAGTTCCTGATCGACAACGGCATCAACGCCGTCGTCGGCACCACCGGGTTCGACGACAAGCGGATCGGCCAGGTGCGCAGCTGGCTCACGGAGAAGCCCGACCTTGCGGTTCTCATCGCCCCGAACTTCGCGATCGGGGCGGTCCTGTCGATGCATTTCGCACAGCAGGCCGCGCGCTTCTTCGAGTCGGTGGAAGTCATCGAGCTGCATCATCCGCACAAGGCCGACGCGCCTTCGGGAACCGCGGCCCGTACCGCGCGGCTGATCGCCGAGGCACGAAAAGACCTGCCGCCCAACCCCGATGCCACCAGCACAGGGCTCGACGGAGCCAGGGGCGCCGACGTCGACGGCATACCGGTGCACTCCATACGGCTTGCCGGATTGGTGGCACACCAGGAGGTGCTGTTCGGTACCAAGGGCGAGACCTTGACGATTCGGCACGACAGCCTCGACCGCACATCGTTCGTACCCGGTGTGCTACTCGCCGTCCGGAAGGTGCAGCAACACCCGGGTCTGACCATCGGCATCGAGCAGCTGCTCGACCTGACCTGA
- a CDS encoding tetratricopeptide repeat protein: MSTEAGRSPRIQLLIGFMCVAMVVYFLLLGRIAWAFITSGSGAAIGLGLAILVMPLIGTWVMVSTLAAGLAHQRLARLAREVGMELDVSELPRMPSGRIQRDAADELFETVRDELEKDPDNWLRWYRLARAYDYAGDRGRARETMRKAVELQESKR, from the coding sequence ATGAGCACAGAGGCCGGGCGCTCGCCGCGCATTCAACTGCTCATCGGCTTCATGTGTGTGGCGATGGTCGTGTACTTCCTGCTGCTCGGCCGCATCGCCTGGGCCTTCATCACATCGGGCAGCGGTGCGGCGATCGGGCTCGGCCTGGCGATCCTGGTCATGCCGCTCATCGGAACGTGGGTCATGGTGAGCACACTGGCGGCCGGTCTCGCGCATCAACGGCTGGCGCGACTTGCGCGCGAGGTCGGAATGGAGCTCGACGTGAGCGAGCTGCCACGGATGCCGTCGGGCCGAATTCAGCGCGACGCGGCCGATGAACTGTTCGAGACCGTGCGCGATGAGCTGGAGAAGGACCCGGACAACTGGCTGCGGTGGTACCGGTTGGCCCGCGCCTACGACTACGCGGGCGACCGCGGCCGTGCGCGGGAGACGATGCGAAAGGCTGTCGAACTACAGGAGTCGAAGCGATGA
- a CDS encoding flavodoxin family protein, which produces MTKRLLFVHHTPSPHTHEMFEAVVSGATDPEIEGVEVVRLPALTVSATDMLQADGYLLGTPANLGYMSGAMKHAFDVCYYPCLDATRGRPFGLYLHGNEGTEGAERGIDSITTGLGWAKAADTVVVSGKPSKDELEACWNLGATVAAALME; this is translated from the coding sequence ATGACCAAGAGGCTGTTGTTCGTTCACCACACGCCATCGCCGCACACGCACGAGATGTTCGAGGCGGTGGTGTCGGGTGCGACCGACCCTGAGATCGAGGGGGTCGAAGTGGTGCGGCTGCCTGCGCTGACGGTGTCGGCGACCGACATGCTCCAAGCCGACGGCTATCTGCTCGGCACGCCCGCCAACCTCGGGTACATGAGCGGTGCGATGAAGCATGCGTTCGATGTCTGTTACTACCCGTGCCTCGACGCGACGCGCGGGCGTCCGTTCGGACTGTATCTGCACGGCAACGAAGGCACCGAAGGCGCCGAGCGCGGAATCGACTCGATCACGACCGGCCTCGGCTGGGCCAAAGCCGCCGATACCGTCGTCGTGTCCGGCAAACCGAGCAAGGACGAGCTGGAAGCCTGCTGGAATCTCGGCGCCACAGTTGCGGCTGCGCTGATGGAATGA
- a CDS encoding CoA ester lyase — MDNEVSTTQDAAEVGSRINPVLARSWLLVNGAQYERFAPAVHSRADIVVLDIEDAVAPKDKAAARSNVIKWLGEGNSDWVRVNGFGTQWWQDDLDLLSGTSIGGVMLAMVESVDHVTETAKRLPGVPIVALVETARGLERITEIAAAKGTFRLAFGIGDFRRDTGFGDNPMTLAYARSRFTIAAKAAHLPSAIDGPTVGASALKLSEATAVSTEFGMTGKICLTPDQCATVNEGLSPSVEEIAWAKEFFTEFERDGGEIRNGSDLPRIARANKILDLARAYGIEPSEFDDVDDPGHIPAPSDTYHY; from the coding sequence GTGGACAACGAGGTCAGCACCACCCAAGACGCCGCTGAGGTCGGGTCGCGGATCAATCCCGTGCTCGCCAGGAGCTGGCTGCTGGTCAACGGCGCCCAGTACGAGCGGTTCGCGCCCGCCGTCCATTCCCGCGCCGACATCGTGGTCCTCGACATCGAGGATGCCGTCGCGCCCAAGGACAAGGCCGCCGCGCGCAGCAACGTCATCAAGTGGCTCGGTGAAGGCAACAGCGACTGGGTCCGTGTCAACGGCTTCGGCACGCAATGGTGGCAGGACGACCTCGACCTGCTGTCGGGTACCTCGATCGGCGGGGTGATGCTGGCAATGGTCGAGTCCGTCGACCACGTCACCGAGACAGCGAAGCGGCTCCCCGGAGTACCGATCGTGGCGCTGGTGGAGACGGCTCGCGGCCTCGAGCGGATCACCGAGATCGCCGCGGCGAAGGGCACGTTCCGGCTGGCGTTCGGCATCGGCGACTTCCGCCGCGACACCGGATTCGGCGACAACCCGATGACGCTGGCCTACGCGCGGTCGCGGTTCACGATCGCCGCAAAGGCCGCCCACCTACCCAGCGCCATCGACGGTCCCACCGTCGGTGCCAGCGCGCTGAAGCTCAGCGAAGCCACCGCGGTCTCCACGGAATTCGGCATGACCGGCAAGATCTGCCTCACGCCCGACCAGTGCGCCACCGTGAACGAAGGGCTGTCGCCGTCGGTCGAGGAGATCGCCTGGGCGAAAGAGTTCTTCACCGAGTTCGAGCGCGACGGCGGCGAGATCCGCAACGGCTCCGACCTTCCCCGCATCGCCCGTGCGAACAAGATCCTCGACCTGGCCCGCGCATACGGCATCGAGCCGTCGGAGTTCGACGACGTCGACGACCCCGGGCACATCCCCGCCCCGTCGGACACCTACCACTACTGA
- a CDS encoding dienelactone hydrolase family protein yields the protein MPSVSASVSTPDGTCPATLHTPEGSGPWPGVVMYVDAGGVRDTMREMAQHLADQGYAVLLPDVYYRHGDWKPFDMRTAFSDQVERTRLMGMVRSVTPDMISSDAAAFFDFLEQHPDVKGSRFGVFGYCMGGRASVIVAGRQPDRVAAAASFHGGGLVTDDPNSPHLLADKMTATVYVAGAENDGGFTTEHAETLDKALTAAGVEHMVEFYPAGHGFAVPDNPPYDKAAADRHWAALERLFDASLV from the coding sequence ATGCCGAGTGTCTCAGCTTCCGTCAGCACGCCGGACGGCACCTGTCCCGCCACCCTGCACACCCCGGAGGGCAGCGGCCCGTGGCCAGGGGTCGTCATGTACGTCGACGCAGGCGGCGTACGCGACACCATGCGCGAGATGGCCCAGCACCTCGCCGACCAGGGCTATGCCGTTCTGCTGCCCGACGTGTACTACCGCCACGGCGACTGGAAACCCTTCGACATGCGCACCGCGTTCAGCGACCAGGTGGAGCGCACCCGGCTCATGGGTATGGTGCGCTCGGTGACACCAGACATGATCTCCAGCGACGCCGCCGCGTTCTTCGACTTCCTCGAACAGCATCCCGATGTGAAGGGTTCGCGCTTCGGCGTCTTCGGCTACTGCATGGGCGGGCGGGCGTCGGTGATCGTGGCCGGACGCCAGCCCGACCGCGTCGCCGCCGCGGCGTCCTTCCACGGCGGGGGCCTTGTCACCGACGACCCCAACAGCCCGCACCTGCTGGCCGACAAGATGACGGCCACCGTCTACGTGGCCGGCGCGGAGAACGACGGCGGCTTCACCACCGAGCACGCCGAAACGCTCGACAAGGCGCTGACCGCGGCCGGAGTCGAGCACATGGTCGAGTTCTACCCGGCCGGCCACGGTTTTGCGGTTCCCGACAACCCGCCGTACGACAAGGCGGCCGCCGACCGGCATTGGGCTGCACTAGAGCGACTGTTCGACGCCTCGCTGGTCTGA
- a CDS encoding thymidylate synthase, producing the protein MPIATPYEDLLRVVLDRGTPKSDRTGTGTRSLFGHQLRYDLSAGFPLITTKKVHTKSVIYELLWFLRGDSNVRWLQERGVTIWDEWASETGDLGPVYGVQWRSWPTPSGQHIDQISASVELLKKDPDSRRNVVSAWNVGEIPQMALPPCHAFFQFYVAAGRLSCQLYQRSADLFLGVPFNIASYALLTHMMAAQAGLDVGEFVWTGGDCHIYDNHVEQVTEQLSRDPRPYPELVLAPRDSIFDYTYDDIVIKNYDPHPAIKAPVAV; encoded by the coding sequence GTGCCGATCGCCACTCCGTACGAAGATCTCCTGCGCGTAGTGCTCGACCGTGGCACCCCCAAATCCGACCGCACCGGTACCGGAACCCGCAGTTTGTTCGGCCACCAGTTGCGCTACGACCTTTCCGCGGGCTTTCCGTTGATCACCACCAAAAAGGTGCACACCAAGTCGGTGATCTACGAGCTGCTGTGGTTTCTGCGCGGCGACTCGAACGTACGCTGGTTGCAGGAGCGCGGGGTCACCATCTGGGACGAATGGGCCAGTGAGACCGGCGATCTCGGCCCGGTATACGGGGTGCAGTGGCGGTCCTGGCCGACGCCGTCGGGGCAACACATCGACCAGATCAGCGCGTCTGTCGAGCTGCTGAAGAAGGACCCGGACTCGCGGCGCAACGTCGTCTCGGCCTGGAACGTCGGCGAGATCCCGCAGATGGCGTTGCCGCCCTGCCACGCGTTCTTCCAGTTCTATGTCGCCGCCGGCAGGTTGTCCTGCCAGCTCTACCAGCGCAGCGCCGACCTGTTCCTCGGCGTTCCGTTCAACATCGCCAGCTACGCGCTGCTCACCCACATGATGGCGGCGCAGGCCGGGCTGGATGTCGGCGAGTTCGTGTGGACCGGCGGCGACTGCCACATCTACGACAACCATGTCGAGCAGGTCACCGAACAGCTCAGTCGTGACCCGAGGCCGTACCCGGAACTTGTTCTGGCGCCCCGAGATTCGATTTTCGACTACACCTACGACGACATCGTCATCAAGAATTACGACCCACACCCCGCGATCAAGGCCCCCGTAGCGGTATGA
- a CDS encoding dihydrofolate reductase — protein sequence MTLGLIWAQSPSGVIGRAGGIPWRLPEDQARFKELTLGHTVVMGRLTWESLPSTVRPLPGRRNVVVTRQADYMAEGATVAGSLDAALTGDEAWVIGGEQIYLLAMAAATRCEVTEVEVDLRREDGDAVAPVLDESWVGTTGEWLKSGSGLRYRFHSYTRA from the coding sequence ATGACGCTGGGCCTGATCTGGGCCCAGTCGCCCTCCGGTGTGATCGGCCGCGCCGGCGGCATCCCGTGGCGACTGCCGGAGGACCAGGCCCGCTTCAAGGAACTGACGCTGGGCCACACCGTGGTGATGGGGCGGCTGACCTGGGAGTCGTTGCCGAGCACGGTGCGTCCGCTGCCGGGCCGCAGAAATGTCGTAGTCACCCGGCAAGCTGACTACATGGCCGAGGGAGCGACAGTGGCGGGCAGCCTCGATGCGGCGCTCACCGGGGACGAAGCATGGGTCATCGGCGGCGAGCAGATCTACCTGCTGGCGATGGCTGCGGCGACACGCTGTGAGGTCACCGAGGTCGAGGTCGATCTGCGACGCGAGGACGGCGACGCCGTCGCGCCGGTGCTCGACGAGTCATGGGTGGGGACCACAGGGGAGTGGTTGAAAAGCGGCTCCGGGCTGCGCTACCGCTTCCACAGCTATACCCGGGCATGA
- a CDS encoding DNA glycosylase AlkZ-like family protein gives MSRLTAGQARRIGVAAQGFGEPKPRGAVTRAHLRRLISRIQVLQLDSVSVAVRAHYAPVFSRLGPYDRDVVDRAAWSHSSRSPRLLVEYWAHEAALMSVEDWPLLRWRMREYADGRWGKEIVKKNRRLADDIVAAIAELGPSTAGQIEAYLESEPRGKKGPWWDRSETKWVAEALWSAGVLTTATRLGFARHYDLTENVLPPEVLAREVDDAEAMRELALRAAGALGVGTEADIRDYFRLGAGQIKPALAKLVADGEVEQVEVDGWKAPAYLRAGQVIPRFERGAALLCPFDPLVWFRPRAERMFGFRYRIEIYTPAPKREFGYYVWPFLLDGQLVGRVDLKAERATGALNVVGAFTEPERDAVRVAEALAGELRSMASWLGLSDVTVGTRGDLVDELRRALG, from the coding sequence ATGAGCAGGCTGACCGCGGGCCAGGCGCGCCGCATCGGTGTCGCTGCGCAGGGCTTCGGTGAACCGAAGCCGCGCGGTGCCGTGACGCGCGCGCATCTGCGGCGGCTGATCTCTCGTATCCAGGTTCTGCAGCTCGACTCGGTGTCGGTGGCTGTGCGCGCGCACTACGCCCCGGTATTCAGCAGGCTCGGGCCGTACGACCGTGATGTGGTGGACCGCGCCGCGTGGAGCCACAGCTCGCGGTCTCCTCGGTTGTTGGTGGAGTACTGGGCGCACGAGGCGGCGTTGATGTCGGTCGAGGACTGGCCGCTGCTGCGGTGGCGGATGCGGGAGTACGCCGACGGCCGGTGGGGCAAGGAGATCGTCAAGAAGAACCGGCGGCTGGCCGACGACATCGTCGCCGCCATCGCGGAGCTTGGTCCGTCGACCGCAGGCCAGATCGAGGCGTATCTCGAGTCGGAGCCGCGGGGCAAGAAGGGCCCGTGGTGGGATCGCAGTGAGACAAAGTGGGTTGCCGAGGCGCTGTGGTCGGCGGGTGTGCTGACGACTGCGACCCGGTTGGGGTTCGCGCGGCACTACGACCTGACCGAGAACGTGCTGCCACCGGAGGTGCTGGCGCGGGAGGTCGACGACGCCGAAGCGATGCGCGAGCTGGCGCTACGCGCAGCAGGTGCGCTGGGCGTCGGGACCGAAGCCGACATCCGCGACTACTTCCGGCTGGGTGCAGGGCAGATCAAGCCGGCTCTCGCCAAGTTGGTCGCGGATGGCGAAGTCGAACAGGTCGAGGTCGACGGCTGGAAGGCCCCCGCGTATCTGCGTGCCGGCCAGGTCATTCCGCGGTTCGAGCGGGGCGCGGCGCTGCTGTGCCCATTCGACCCGCTGGTCTGGTTCAGGCCGCGGGCCGAGCGGATGTTCGGTTTCCGCTACCGCATAGAGATCTACACGCCGGCGCCCAAACGCGAATTCGGTTACTACGTCTGGCCGTTCCTGCTGGACGGTCAGTTGGTGGGCCGCGTCGACCTGAAGGCCGAGCGAGCGACGGGTGCGCTCAACGTGGTCGGCGCGTTCACCGAACCGGAGCGGGACGCGGTGCGTGTCGCCGAGGCGCTGGCGGGGGAGCTGCGGTCGATGGCGTCGTGGCTGGGCTTGAGCGATGTGACGGTGGGTACGCGCGGTGATCTGGTTGACGAGTTGCGTCGCGCTCTCGGGTGA
- a CDS encoding zinc permease yields the protein MLLAFASGALISALAFELFEEAFALGGPFRAGLGLLAGAATFVVVDTALDKFISGKSGPEEREVVASGARGGVGLALLAAVTLDGVPENVALGVSLVEGASLSLLVAIFFSNLPESLVGAVAMRNSGTSPRAVVVTWTLCAVLLAAAVVVGRATAAGMGEHVLAVALSFAGGAVLASLADTLMPEAFEHGRPLNAFATAGGFFLSFVLAA from the coding sequence GTGCTGCTCGCTTTCGCCAGCGGGGCGCTCATCTCCGCGTTGGCATTCGAATTGTTCGAAGAAGCGTTCGCGCTGGGTGGTCCGTTCCGCGCTGGGCTTGGCCTTCTCGCCGGAGCCGCGACATTCGTAGTTGTCGACACCGCGCTGGACAAATTCATCAGCGGTAAGTCGGGACCCGAGGAACGTGAAGTCGTCGCCTCCGGGGCGCGAGGCGGGGTGGGCTTGGCGCTGCTCGCAGCGGTGACGCTGGACGGTGTACCTGAAAACGTCGCGCTGGGGGTGTCGCTGGTTGAGGGCGCCTCGCTTTCCCTGCTGGTAGCGATCTTCTTCTCCAATCTGCCCGAGTCGCTGGTCGGTGCGGTGGCCATGCGGAACTCCGGAACCAGCCCACGCGCTGTTGTCGTGACCTGGACACTGTGTGCGGTGCTGCTGGCGGCGGCAGTCGTGGTCGGTCGGGCGACAGCAGCAGGAATGGGCGAACACGTGCTGGCGGTCGCGTTGTCGTTCGCCGGCGGAGCAGTACTGGCGTCACTGGCCGACACGCTCATGCCGGAGGCCTTCGAGCATGGTCGTCCGCTCAACGCCTTCGCCACCGCAGGCGGATTCTTCCTGTCGTTCGTCCTTGCTGCCTGA
- a CDS encoding nucleoside deaminase, protein MGENTVASRLLDVMEHDILPMTERGVAAGNKVFGAALLRKSDFSVVIAGTNSETDNPLLHGEISTLNQFYERSERPPTSDLVFLSTHEPCPLCLSAITWCGFDNFYYFFTYEDSRDAFGIPHDLKILSEVFGVDDGAYRRSNAFWTAYSIRALVETQAEPSRTELLEQDRRIRDVYAALSEQYQASKADNDIPFR, encoded by the coding sequence ATGGGGGAAAACACCGTGGCCTCCCGCCTCCTCGATGTCATGGAACACGACATCCTGCCGATGACCGAACGCGGTGTCGCCGCGGGCAACAAGGTCTTCGGTGCGGCGCTGCTGCGCAAGTCCGACTTCTCGGTCGTCATCGCAGGCACCAACAGCGAAACGGACAATCCGTTGCTGCACGGCGAGATCAGCACGCTCAACCAGTTCTACGAACGGTCCGAGCGGCCGCCGACCAGCGATCTGGTTTTCCTGTCCACCCATGAGCCGTGTCCCCTGTGCCTGTCGGCCATCACCTGGTGCGGCTTCGACAACTTCTACTACTTCTTCACCTACGAGGACTCCCGCGACGCCTTCGGCATACCGCACGACTTGAAGATCCTCTCCGAAGTGTTCGGCGTCGACGACGGCGCGTACCGACGAAGCAACGCGTTCTGGACCGCGTACTCGATCCGCGCGCTCGTCGAGACCCAGGCCGAACCGTCGCGCACCGAGCTGCTCGAGCAGGACAGGCGCATTCGCGACGTCTACGCCGCGCTGTCGGAGCAATATCAGGCTTCCAAGGCCGACAACGACATCCCGTTTCGCTGA
- the thyX gene encoding FAD-dependent thymidylate synthase, producing the protein MAETAPLRVQLLAKTEFLAPPDVPWSTDADGGPALVEFAGRACYQSWSKPNPRTATNASYLRHIIDVGHFSVLEHAAVSFYISGVSRSCTHELIRHRHFSYSQLSQRYVPEHDSRVVLPPGIEDDPELQDIFTAAADASHATYCELLARLEAKFADQPNASIRRKQARQAARAVLPNATETRIVVTGNYRAWRHFVAMRASEQADVEIRRLAIACLRQLIDVAPQVFADFEIATLADGTEVATSPLATEA; encoded by the coding sequence GTGGCCGAGACCGCGCCGCTGCGCGTGCAGTTGCTAGCCAAGACCGAGTTCTTGGCCCCCCCTGACGTGCCGTGGAGCACCGACGCCGACGGCGGGCCCGCTCTGGTGGAGTTCGCCGGCCGGGCGTGCTACCAGAGCTGGTCCAAGCCGAACCCGCGCACCGCGACCAACGCGAGCTACCTGCGGCACATCATCGACGTCGGACACTTCTCGGTGCTCGAGCATGCGGCGGTGTCCTTCTACATCTCCGGAGTGTCGCGGTCGTGCACCCACGAGCTGATTCGCCATCGGCACTTCTCCTACTCGCAGCTGTCGCAGCGCTACGTGCCCGAGCACGACTCACGCGTCGTGCTGCCCCCGGGCATCGAAGACGATCCGGAACTGCAGGACATCTTCACCGCGGCCGCTGATGCCAGTCACGCGACGTACTGCGAGCTGCTGGCCAGGCTGGAGGCCAAGTTCGCCGACCAGCCGAACGCGTCGATCCGGCGCAAACAGGCCCGTCAGGCGGCCCGCGCCGTGCTGCCCAACGCCACCGAGACCCGCATCGTCGTGACCGGCAACTACCGGGCCTGGCGACACTTCGTCGCGATGCGGGCCAGCGAACAGGCCGATGTGGAGATTCGCAGGCTGGCGATCGCCTGCCTGCGCCAGCTCATCGACGTCGCCCCCCAGGTGTTCGCCGACTTCGAGATCGCCACGCTGGCAGACGGCACAGAGGTGGCTACGAGCCCGCTTGCCACGGAGGCTTGA
- the dapA gene encoding 4-hydroxy-tetrahydrodipicolinate synthase: MSTSGFDVQARLGTVLTAMVTPFKPDGSLDTATAARLATHLVDSGCDGLVLSGTTGESPTTTDEEKIALVRAVLDAVGDRARVIAGAGTYDTAHSVHLAKACEAEGAHGLLVVTPYYSRPSQAGLAAHFTAVADAVSVPILLYDIPVRSGIPIEWDTIRALAAHPNIVGIKDAKGDLNGGGLIIAETGLAYYSGDDALNLPWLAMGAVGFISVWGHVAASQLREMLSAFNSGDVATARKINVTLAPLGDAQTRLGGVTMSKAGLGLQGFEVGDPRLPQIPATQDQIEALAADMRAAAVLR; encoded by the coding sequence GTGAGCACCAGCGGATTCGACGTGCAGGCCCGGTTGGGCACCGTGCTGACCGCGATGGTGACGCCGTTCAAGCCCGACGGCTCGCTCGACACCGCAACCGCCGCACGTCTGGCCACCCACCTGGTCGACTCGGGCTGCGACGGCCTGGTGCTGTCGGGCACCACCGGTGAGTCGCCGACTACGACCGATGAAGAGAAGATCGCGCTGGTGCGCGCCGTGCTGGACGCCGTCGGCGACCGCGCCCGCGTCATCGCAGGCGCAGGTACCTACGACACCGCACACAGCGTGCACCTGGCGAAGGCGTGCGAGGCCGAGGGCGCGCACGGACTCCTCGTCGTCACCCCGTATTACTCGCGCCCGTCGCAGGCCGGCCTGGCGGCGCACTTCACCGCGGTCGCTGACGCGGTATCCGTGCCGATCCTGCTCTACGACATCCCGGTGCGGTCGGGTATCCCGATCGAATGGGACACGATCCGCGCGCTCGCCGCGCACCCGAACATCGTCGGGATCAAGGACGCCAAGGGTGACCTGAACGGCGGCGGGCTGATCATCGCCGAGACGGGATTGGCGTATTACTCGGGCGATGACGCGCTCAACCTGCCGTGGCTGGCGATGGGAGCTGTCGGGTTCATCAGCGTATGGGGGCATGTCGCCGCCAGCCAACTGCGAGAGATGTTGTCGGCGTTCAATTCCGGTGACGTCGCCACCGCCCGCAAGATCAACGTGACACTCGCCCCGCTCGGCGATGCACAAACGCGGCTCGGCGGTGTGACGATGTCGAAGGCCGGTCTGGGACTGCAGGGCTTCGAGGTCGGTGATCCCCGGCTCCCGCAAATCCCCGCCACCCAGGACCAGATCGAGGCGCTGGCGGCCGACATGCGGGCCGCCGCGGTACTTCGGTAG